Proteins co-encoded in one Arthrobacter sp. ERGS1:01 genomic window:
- a CDS encoding tyrosine-type recombinase/integrase, with amino-acid sequence MEHLTPLMAGRQGSETVFTSESGGRIVHSTFWRKTWIPAVTAAKGAGFAKALRIDDLRHMHVYCLIHEGVPLFTNSRRLGHASTITTEEVYGHLLLQALQDAADAMDRSEQRIREQGDA; translated from the coding sequence GTGGAACACCTGACCCCGCTCATGGCTGGGAGGCAGGGGAGTGAGACGGTCTTCACGTCGGAGTCGGGTGGGCGGATCGTGCACAGCACCTTTTGGCGGAAGACCTGGATACCCGCCGTAACAGCCGCCAAGGGGGCGGGATTTGCAAAGGCGTTGCGGATCGACGATCTTCGCCACATGCACGTGTACTGCCTAATCCACGAAGGCGTCCCGCTCTTCACTAATTCCCGTAGACTCGGCCACGCCTCCACCATCACGACGGAGGAGGTCTATGGACACCTCTTGCTCCAAGCCCTCCAAGACGCAGCCGATGCCATGGACCGATCCGAGCAGCGGATACGCGAACAAGGAGACGCCTGA
- a CDS encoding aspartate ammonia-lyase: MTTRIETDSLGAIAVPSAAYWGAHTARALENFTISDLPVSSHPHLVQSLAMIKNAAAQANGQLGVITDQQSIAIQKSCQEIQNGYHHKQFCVDVIQGGAGTSTNMNANEVIANLALEKMGHRRGEYQHLHPIDHVNRCQSTNDVYPTAIKIALILAAAELNHELGNLAAAARRKGTEFAAVVKMGRTQLQDAVPMTLGQEFNAFAATLEEDRSRLTESAALMRECSLGATAIGTGITAEPGYQQLVLQALSKISGIPLVPAIDLIEATSDVGVFMHMSGMLKRTAIKLSKISSDLRLLSSGPQNGFGEIILPPRQAGSSIMPGKVNPVIPETMNQIAFAVAGADTAVTMAADNGQLQLNAFEPVIAHVLLQSLSWLERGVRVLRTHCMEGIEANTEHLALQTAASVGLATALIPAIGYTAAAAVAKEALRTGSSIVDVVIGRNLMDLAEAQSLLESAVLPMAATVLDEGR; this comes from the coding sequence ATGACCACCCGCATCGAGACTGATTCACTTGGAGCCATTGCAGTGCCGAGTGCTGCCTACTGGGGAGCACACACGGCCCGAGCGTTGGAAAACTTCACCATCAGCGACCTTCCCGTGTCAAGCCACCCACACCTGGTTCAATCCTTGGCAATGATCAAGAACGCAGCCGCGCAGGCCAACGGCCAACTCGGGGTCATCACGGACCAACAATCAATAGCAATCCAGAAATCGTGCCAAGAAATCCAGAACGGATACCACCACAAACAGTTCTGCGTCGACGTAATCCAAGGAGGGGCGGGAACTAGCACCAACATGAACGCCAACGAAGTCATCGCGAACCTCGCACTGGAGAAGATGGGCCATCGTCGAGGGGAATACCAGCACCTCCATCCCATTGATCATGTCAACAGATGCCAATCGACCAACGATGTATATCCGACTGCGATCAAAATTGCGCTGATTCTCGCCGCCGCAGAACTCAACCACGAACTGGGCAACCTTGCCGCAGCCGCCAGGAGAAAGGGCACTGAATTCGCCGCCGTTGTGAAGATGGGCCGAACACAGCTTCAGGACGCGGTCCCGATGACACTCGGACAGGAATTTAACGCCTTCGCCGCAACATTGGAAGAAGACCGTTCCAGACTCACTGAGTCCGCCGCACTCATGCGCGAATGTAGCTTAGGAGCCACCGCCATCGGCACAGGCATCACCGCCGAACCTGGGTATCAGCAACTGGTGCTGCAAGCATTGTCCAAAATCTCCGGCATACCGCTTGTTCCCGCCATCGACCTCATCGAGGCAACGTCCGACGTTGGCGTCTTCATGCACATGTCCGGCATGCTGAAACGGACGGCCATCAAATTGTCCAAAATCAGCAGCGACCTCCGGCTGCTGTCCAGTGGCCCACAAAACGGCTTTGGCGAAATCATCTTGCCACCCCGCCAGGCCGGATCATCCATCATGCCCGGGAAAGTCAATCCAGTCATCCCCGAAACAATGAACCAGATCGCCTTCGCTGTAGCCGGGGCGGACACCGCGGTGACGATGGCGGCAGACAACGGTCAACTCCAGCTCAATGCCTTCGAGCCGGTTATTGCCCACGTCCTGCTTCAGAGCCTTTCATGGCTCGAACGAGGCGTGCGCGTTCTGCGTACACACTGCATGGAAGGCATTGAAGCAAACACGGAGCACCTCGCACTCCAAACGGCAGCCTCCGTGGGCTTGGCGACGGCACTAATTCCGGCCATCGGCTACACCGCCGCAGCAGCGGTTGCCAAAGAGGCCCTCCGTACCGGGTCATCCATCGTTGACGTAGTCATCGGCCGGAACCTCATGGACCTGGCCGAGGCTCAGTCTCTCCTTGAATCCGCAGTACTTCCCATGGCCGCCACTGTCTTAGACGAGGGTCGATGA
- a CDS encoding IclR family transcriptional regulator: MSKTSSMGRGITAVLAVGTRNAQGLPGGTVANIAADLGKDRSQVSRSLRGAQQEGFLDRTDQRSYTLNWSLFTDAQLLAEQRLQTDGTTALERLANETDEGCFLGVLSGDSTVTIGEKLPPSSSMVGSWLGRPYPAYCSDAGQALLWEASDTEVRTVLAAATFVRHGPNTPVDVEDFLRRLNDARARGYSIVDEEAEPGLYSLAVPIRDFKGDVVAALQVVGPKTRLEPLTDLCAAALILQGKWLESMLGHSPAPK; this comes from the coding sequence ATGTCAAAGACATCAAGCATGGGGCGTGGCATCACGGCCGTCCTCGCCGTTGGTACTCGCAACGCTCAAGGCCTTCCAGGCGGAACTGTGGCCAACATAGCGGCCGATTTGGGCAAAGACCGCAGCCAAGTATCTCGAAGCCTGAGGGGGGCCCAACAAGAAGGCTTCCTGGACCGCACAGACCAGCGGTCCTATACCCTAAATTGGTCATTGTTCACCGACGCCCAACTCTTAGCGGAGCAACGGTTGCAGACCGACGGTACAACAGCTTTGGAGCGCCTTGCCAATGAGACGGATGAAGGGTGCTTCTTGGGGGTGCTGAGCGGGGACAGTACTGTGACCATCGGCGAAAAGCTTCCGCCAAGCAGTAGTATGGTCGGTTCTTGGCTAGGCCGGCCCTATCCCGCCTACTGTAGTGATGCAGGCCAAGCACTCCTTTGGGAGGCGTCAGACACCGAAGTCCGAACGGTTTTGGCTGCCGCAACTTTCGTTCGTCATGGCCCCAACACGCCAGTGGATGTCGAGGACTTTCTGCGGCGACTCAATGACGCACGTGCACGTGGCTACTCTATCGTCGATGAGGAAGCCGAACCTGGCCTGTATTCCTTGGCCGTTCCTATTCGAGATTTCAAAGGTGACGTGGTGGCTGCACTGCAGGTTGTGGGCCCCAAGACACGTCTTGAGCCCCTGACTGATCTCTGCGCAGCAGCCCTCATATTGCAGGGAAAGTGGCTCGAGTCAATGCTCGGTCATTCACCTGCCCCAAAGTGA
- a CDS encoding cyclase family protein yields the protein MNEVKTTGLWNELSTLLSDRTFTDMTHAFHPGQPHFPAFPDETREAVFDLAKGDGFTAHRYSIIGQWGTHVDPPSHFIRGGRTLDQIPVDEMVLPLVILDITDRVYSDPDATPTLEDVHAWEKRNGPVPAGSFVALRTGWSRLWPDTHAMANKDDAGVSHTPGWSQAVLTFLIEQRSVSAVGHEQTDTDPGIATSNSDFSLETYVLSKDRWQIELLANLDGLPETGAALIATWPKPLQGSGFPARVFAVH from the coding sequence ATGAATGAAGTCAAGACGACTGGACTTTGGAACGAGCTCAGCACGCTCCTTTCCGATCGAACATTTACCGACATGACGCACGCTTTCCACCCTGGGCAACCGCACTTCCCTGCCTTCCCGGATGAGACGCGGGAGGCCGTGTTCGATCTAGCAAAGGGAGACGGCTTTACCGCCCACCGGTATTCGATCATTGGGCAGTGGGGGACGCATGTTGATCCCCCCTCGCACTTCATTCGCGGGGGGCGGACTCTTGACCAAATCCCGGTCGATGAAATGGTCCTTCCGCTGGTGATACTGGACATCACCGATCGGGTCTATTCCGACCCAGATGCAACACCAACGTTGGAAGACGTCCATGCTTGGGAGAAGCGCAACGGCCCTGTCCCTGCAGGGTCATTTGTGGCCTTGCGAACCGGGTGGAGCCGGCTCTGGCCGGACACGCACGCCATGGCCAACAAAGATGATGCGGGCGTCAGTCATACTCCCGGTTGGTCTCAGGCCGTCCTCACCTTCCTGATTGAGCAGCGGTCGGTTTCCGCCGTCGGTCATGAGCAAACGGACACTGATCCGGGAATTGCTACCTCTAACAGTGACTTCAGCTTGGAGACGTATGTCTTGTCGAAGGATCGGTGGCAGATAGAGCTGTTGGCCAACTTGGATGGACTTCCGGAGACTGGCGCGGCTCTCATCGCGACATGGCCCAAGCCTCTGCAGGGCAGCGGCTTTCCTGCCCGGGTTTTCGCCGTCCATTAG
- a CDS encoding VIT1/CCC1 transporter family protein: MPRSVPFVAGPHANEPHGHNIAQRLNWLRAGVLGANDGIVSVAATVVGVAGVTNAPVPILVAGVAAVVGGAVSMALGEYVSVSSQRDSQRALVDKERGELIGDPKAELAELAGLYEAKGLSAATAAQVAAELTDRDALAAHLSAELNIDQRDEASPWQAAYASAASFAVGAILPVIAILLPPSGLRIPVTFVAVLVALVLTGMLSATIGGSSKTVSATRLVIGGALALAVTFAIGRALGASGIL, encoded by the coding sequence ATGCCCAGGTCAGTGCCTTTTGTTGCCGGCCCTCACGCCAATGAACCCCACGGCCACAACATCGCCCAGCGACTGAACTGGCTCCGGGCCGGGGTGTTGGGCGCCAATGACGGCATCGTGTCCGTCGCCGCAACGGTGGTCGGCGTCGCCGGGGTGACCAACGCTCCGGTTCCGATCCTCGTCGCTGGGGTTGCCGCCGTCGTCGGCGGCGCCGTTTCGATGGCGTTGGGCGAATATGTCTCTGTCAGCAGCCAACGCGACAGTCAACGGGCACTCGTTGATAAGGAGCGAGGTGAACTGATTGGTGACCCGAAAGCAGAACTGGCCGAATTGGCAGGCCTATACGAGGCCAAGGGCCTGAGCGCAGCGACGGCCGCGCAGGTCGCGGCCGAGTTGACCGACCGGGACGCCCTCGCAGCTCATCTTTCGGCTGAGCTGAACATCGACCAACGTGATGAGGCCAGCCCGTGGCAGGCCGCATACGCTTCCGCGGCCTCATTTGCCGTCGGAGCGATCCTGCCAGTCATCGCCATCCTGTTACCGCCGTCCGGACTGAGAATTCCTGTGACGTTCGTGGCGGTATTGGTAGCTCTGGTTCTCACGGGAATGTTGAGTGCGACCATCGGCGGAAGCTCCAAGACTGTTTCTGCGACCCGTTTGGTGATTGGTGGCGCGCTAGCCCTTGCGGTTACGTTCGCCATCGGCAGAGCCTTGGGGGCAAGCGGGATATTGTAG
- a CDS encoding homoserine dehydrogenase has translation MTTYDIALIGFGGVNRTLAELIATRGEKLRSELGFGLRVVAITDLRLGSLMQPEGIDLSMALSLGGDSDSFAEHGGSTDTNNESVIRTSTAEIVCEATFTNPLDGEPAVSHVQWALESGKSVCTTNKGPVALRGTELTSLARQNGVHFEFEGAVMSGTPVIRLAKIMFEGLTLNGFEGILNGTSNYVLGRMEAGLDFEAAIKEAQELGYAEADPAADIEGFDVQLKVLILANELLHAGIELKDVQRQGISTVTLTDIQQAAQEGRRWKLVGSAQKNPDGSVTAGVAPVALPLDHGLAGVSAATNAVSFDTDLLGPVTVSGPGAGRMETAYALLSDIIAMHAAKKSVGAHV, from the coding sequence ATGACCACCTATGACATTGCGCTGATTGGCTTTGGCGGCGTCAACAGAACCTTGGCCGAACTCATCGCCACACGCGGCGAGAAGCTACGTTCCGAATTGGGCTTTGGTTTGCGGGTCGTTGCCATCACCGATCTTCGCCTTGGATCCCTCATGCAGCCTGAGGGCATCGACCTCTCCATGGCGCTCAGTTTGGGCGGAGATAGCGATTCCTTCGCCGAGCACGGTGGATCAACAGACACCAACAATGAATCAGTCATCCGCACAAGTACAGCTGAGATTGTTTGTGAAGCAACATTCACCAACCCCCTCGACGGCGAGCCGGCTGTGTCTCACGTGCAATGGGCACTTGAATCCGGAAAGAGCGTTTGCACGACAAACAAGGGCCCTGTTGCCCTGCGCGGCACGGAGCTCACGTCACTGGCGAGGCAGAACGGTGTCCACTTCGAATTCGAAGGCGCCGTCATGAGTGGCACACCGGTGATCCGACTGGCCAAGATCATGTTTGAAGGCCTGACGCTAAACGGATTCGAAGGAATCCTAAACGGCACCAGCAATTATGTGCTTGGGCGGATGGAAGCAGGCCTTGATTTCGAAGCGGCAATCAAGGAGGCCCAGGAACTCGGGTATGCCGAGGCTGATCCCGCAGCAGACATTGAGGGCTTCGACGTACAGCTCAAGGTACTGATCCTTGCCAACGAACTGCTCCATGCCGGCATCGAGCTCAAGGACGTACAGCGTCAAGGAATCTCGACGGTGACCCTTACTGACATCCAGCAGGCAGCCCAAGAGGGACGCCGCTGGAAGCTGGTTGGTTCCGCGCAGAAGAACCCTGATGGAAGTGTCACGGCCGGAGTTGCGCCCGTCGCCTTGCCCCTTGACCACGGGCTTGCCGGAGTCTCGGCGGCCACGAACGCAGTCTCCTTCGACACCGATCTTCTCGGTCCCGTCACCGTTTCCGGCCCAGGGGCCGGCCGCATGGAAACTGCGTATGCGTTACTTTCTGACATCATCGCCATGCACGCCGCCAAGAAGAGCGTAGGTGCCCATGTCTGA
- a CDS encoding IclR family transcriptional regulator, translating into MEGSSESASLTQGLQIVRLVADREKWGRRLLGVSQLAAELGMEQSRVSRLTRELCDLGLLERIEKGPFRVGSRFFTLASSLNTGWVREARTELEILVAELGLRSRVFVRDGFRAILLRSSTNDGLPGSFVKPGMVTPVWCTGSGRALLWDHSPEAIEALLRDVNFVGVGGPSAAHSPAEVIDLMDRDRSRGFVLAAEEFEHGVHELAAPIRNPEGGIAASVSVLGDTAEIQPGNKRILKALTAAADRLSSCV; encoded by the coding sequence GTGGAGGGTTCCTCAGAATCAGCATCCCTGACACAAGGACTTCAGATCGTCCGACTGGTCGCAGACCGGGAAAAGTGGGGCAGGCGCCTCTTGGGGGTTTCGCAATTGGCCGCCGAGCTGGGTATGGAACAAAGCAGGGTGTCCCGACTGACTCGTGAGTTGTGTGACCTGGGTCTGTTGGAGCGCATCGAGAAGGGTCCGTTCCGGGTCGGTTCGCGATTCTTTACCCTGGCATCCTCGCTCAACACCGGTTGGGTTCGCGAAGCACGAACTGAGCTTGAAATTTTGGTGGCAGAGCTCGGCCTTAGAAGTAGGGTCTTTGTTCGCGATGGGTTCCGAGCCATTTTGCTCCGTTCCTCCACCAACGATGGACTTCCAGGGAGCTTCGTCAAACCTGGCATGGTGACCCCAGTATGGTGCACGGGATCGGGCAGAGCGCTGCTGTGGGACCATAGCCCCGAAGCAATTGAAGCCCTACTTAGAGACGTAAACTTCGTCGGCGTCGGTGGCCCGAGTGCAGCCCATTCGCCTGCGGAGGTCATTGATTTGATGGACCGCGACAGGTCCCGCGGCTTTGTATTGGCGGCGGAAGAATTTGAACACGGCGTCCATGAACTTGCCGCCCCCATCCGCAATCCGGAAGGCGGCATAGCTGCCTCGGTCAGCGTCCTGGGCGACACCGCCGAGATTCAGCCCGGGAACAAACGGATCCTCAAGGCTCTGACGGCAGCCGCCGACCGTCTTAGTTCCTGTGTCTAG
- the alr gene encoding alanine racemase gives MNSQNLMTDEGRSIHNVGNWLEIDANAFESNVRTVLSMIDGRAQLCAVIKSDAYGHGADLLMPSLVQLGVPFVGVGSNQEAATARRCGFRGRILRVRAAAPPEVKAGLAYEIEELVSDPQSAWEMQNIAAASGTTIKIHLDINSSGMSRHTLDVSTAHGQACAVEIVSHPGLKLAGIMTHFPHDDDRHIEQALARFQREARVLLSLTGIRRDDVLLHCANSYAALHIRSSWLDMVRAGAVLYGDSDPIVGQFQRCLTFKARIASINSYAAGSKVGYGQTHTLNRDSWLASVTVGYGDGYRRALAVGGNVLLHGRRANIVDLVSMNSMMVDITDIAGVSPGDEVVLFGRQGNDEITPIELEKANFAILADLYTVWAGDRRFLSTYKGMSE, from the coding sequence ATGAATTCCCAAAATCTGATGACAGATGAAGGCAGATCGATCCACAATGTTGGCAATTGGCTGGAAATCGATGCGAACGCCTTCGAATCAAACGTCCGAACTGTCTTGTCAATGATTGACGGCCGTGCGCAACTGTGCGCAGTGATCAAGTCTGACGCCTATGGACACGGGGCGGACTTGCTCATGCCATCACTTGTACAGCTGGGCGTCCCGTTTGTGGGCGTCGGAAGTAACCAGGAAGCGGCCACGGCGCGCCGCTGCGGCTTCAGGGGAAGAATCCTGCGTGTTCGGGCCGCCGCACCACCAGAGGTCAAGGCAGGGTTGGCGTATGAAATCGAAGAGCTTGTCTCTGACCCGCAGAGTGCATGGGAGATGCAGAACATCGCTGCCGCGTCGGGAACCACAATCAAGATCCATCTGGACATCAACTCTTCGGGGATGAGTAGGCACACCCTTGATGTTTCAACGGCTCATGGTCAGGCTTGTGCGGTAGAAATAGTTAGTCACCCGGGGCTTAAACTTGCTGGAATCATGACTCACTTCCCCCATGACGATGACCGACATATCGAACAGGCCCTTGCGCGCTTTCAACGCGAGGCCAGGGTTTTGCTGAGCCTCACCGGTATTCGCCGGGACGATGTATTGCTCCATTGCGCGAATTCGTATGCTGCCCTGCATATCCGCAGTTCCTGGCTGGACATGGTCCGTGCAGGCGCGGTCCTCTATGGCGACTCGGACCCAATCGTGGGCCAATTTCAACGGTGCCTGACCTTCAAAGCCCGGATAGCTTCCATCAATTCCTATGCCGCCGGCAGCAAAGTCGGCTATGGACAGACACACACCCTTAATCGGGACTCCTGGCTGGCGTCGGTGACCGTTGGGTACGGCGATGGCTACCGACGAGCACTGGCGGTGGGTGGCAACGTCCTCCTTCATGGTCGCCGGGCCAACATTGTCGACCTCGTTTCCATGAATTCCATGATGGTGGACATTACGGACATAGCAGGTGTTTCGCCGGGGGATGAAGTTGTTCTTTTTGGGCGCCAAGGAAACGATGAAATTACACCGATAGAGCTGGAAAAAGCCAACTTTGCAATCCTTGCCGACCTCTACACTGTGTGGGCAGGAGACCGTCGCTTCCTGTCCACCTATAAAGGCATGTCAGAATAG
- a CDS encoding HAD hydrolase-like protein translates to MILPDQSQPTLKDITCIFFDMDGTLLDSAPGVTSSAAQALIAVGAQVPPLDELRRFVGPPMIESFRTVSGLDEPTAKRAIKHYRAAYADHGAEQSSIYAGIIELLDQLKAAGIPMAVATSKVEDQAERLAQRFGITRHFANICGASDNEGRADKKQVIAELLLRLESQGVDVSNPVMIGDREYDVSGAAAHGIPTIFVSWGYGDLGEASHAKAIASSPEALLPMVLNRSRNYEPALI, encoded by the coding sequence ATGATACTTCCAGATCAATCCCAGCCGACTCTCAAAGACATAACCTGCATCTTCTTCGATATGGACGGCACGCTACTGGACTCGGCTCCTGGCGTTACATCAAGTGCAGCCCAGGCTCTCATTGCTGTGGGAGCACAGGTGCCTCCGCTGGATGAACTTCGTCGATTTGTCGGCCCTCCGATGATCGAGTCCTTCAGAACAGTTTCAGGGCTGGACGAGCCAACGGCCAAAAGGGCCATCAAACACTACCGCGCGGCGTACGCTGATCACGGCGCCGAGCAGTCCAGCATTTACGCCGGAATCATCGAACTTCTGGATCAACTAAAGGCAGCGGGCATCCCGATGGCCGTGGCTACCTCAAAAGTGGAAGACCAGGCAGAACGCCTCGCACAGCGATTCGGCATCACCCGCCACTTTGCAAATATATGCGGCGCCTCTGACAACGAGGGACGAGCCGATAAGAAGCAAGTTATTGCAGAACTGCTACTCCGTCTTGAATCACAAGGAGTCGATGTCTCCAATCCCGTAATGATCGGAGACCGTGAATATGATGTCTCCGGCGCAGCAGCGCATGGCATCCCCACAATATTCGTGTCGTGGGGGTACGGAGACTTGGGCGAAGCGTCACACGCGAAAGCAATTGCCTCCTCCCCGGAGGCCCTTCTTCCAATGGTATTGAACAGAAGTCGGAACTATGAACCGGCCTTGATCTGA
- a CDS encoding Lrp/AsnC family transcriptional regulator, translated as MDRASLDQIDQKIFAELTRNARVSHAELATKVLLSRNAVRQRIDRMERHGLIQGYTIVTGPSGQVPVSAFLMVYRKDRVRGADVITVLRSIPEVVLCDVVSGDFDLLLRVEARSLARIQEIWEQVAALPGVTNTVTAMTLSSVVRRDPIGVTGME; from the coding sequence ATGGATCGAGCGAGTCTTGACCAGATAGACCAGAAGATCTTTGCGGAGCTCACAAGAAATGCCCGTGTTAGCCATGCTGAACTGGCGACGAAAGTTCTCCTTTCACGCAATGCAGTGCGGCAGCGGATCGACCGGATGGAACGGCACGGGCTAATCCAGGGGTACACCATTGTCACTGGGCCATCAGGGCAGGTCCCTGTCTCGGCGTTCTTGATGGTCTATCGGAAAGACAGAGTGCGGGGGGCTGATGTCATCACCGTTTTGCGGTCGATTCCGGAAGTGGTCCTGTGTGATGTAGTGAGCGGTGACTTTGATCTTTTGTTGCGTGTTGAGGCCCGCTCCTTGGCTAGGATCCAGGAGATTTGGGAGCAGGTCGCAGCGCTTCCGGGAGTTACGAATACTGTGACAGCAATGACGCTCTCCAGTGTCGTTCGGAGGGATCCCATAGGAGTTACTGGGATGGAGTGA
- a CDS encoding aldehyde dehydrogenase family protein, with protein MSDSILCPTQTALPQFRMVTSPYDGRIVGTVALTEDAAGEAILATARAGAQKARALSRNSRGKILDCAATGIEGRSEEFAQTIVAESGKTIRQARKEVLRAVNTLRLSAAEARRNAGEVIPFDSYEGSENRTGWYSREPLGIIAAITPFNDPLNLVAHKIGPAIAGGNAVILKPSALTPLSAQLLTEALLDAGLPPEVLTIVHGDREVAESIIRSREVRMVSFTGGFSTGESIARAAGLKKLSMDLGGNAPVIVMADADLHDAVESCVSGAFWAAGQNCVGVQRILIAEPLYGDFRQRFLEATRRLLSGDPSHELTDVGPMITPAALRELRAKVDEAIDAGAVLLTGNTTDGNVLHPTVLEAVPATSRLWTEEAFGPVVMLEAFEAFEDAIEMANAIEFSLHAGIFTNSLSDAMDAARRLDAGGVMINDSSDYRFDGMPFGGSKFGSMGREGVRFAYEEMTQPKVVCIKS; from the coding sequence ATGTCTGATTCAATCCTCTGTCCAACACAGACGGCGCTCCCCCAGTTCAGGATGGTGACAAGCCCTTACGACGGCAGGATAGTTGGAACAGTCGCGCTTACCGAGGACGCCGCAGGCGAAGCCATTCTTGCGACGGCCCGGGCCGGAGCGCAGAAAGCACGCGCATTGTCCCGGAACTCACGTGGAAAGATTCTGGATTGCGCCGCGACTGGCATCGAAGGACGGAGCGAGGAATTTGCCCAAACAATTGTGGCCGAGTCCGGAAAGACCATCCGCCAAGCCAGGAAGGAAGTCCTGCGCGCTGTAAACACTCTTCGCCTGTCCGCAGCCGAAGCACGAAGGAACGCCGGGGAAGTCATCCCCTTTGATTCGTATGAAGGCTCCGAAAACCGAACAGGCTGGTACTCACGGGAACCCCTAGGCATCATTGCAGCGATCACACCATTCAATGACCCCCTCAATCTGGTGGCGCACAAAATCGGGCCTGCGATCGCTGGTGGAAATGCTGTCATCCTCAAACCTTCCGCACTGACCCCCTTGTCGGCCCAGCTACTCACCGAAGCGCTCCTGGACGCCGGCCTTCCACCCGAGGTCCTCACCATTGTTCACGGCGACCGGGAGGTTGCCGAATCCATCATCCGTTCCCGAGAGGTACGCATGGTCTCTTTCACCGGCGGATTCTCCACAGGTGAGAGTATTGCCCGTGCGGCCGGACTAAAGAAACTCTCAATGGATCTTGGCGGGAACGCGCCGGTCATCGTCATGGCCGACGCCGACCTTCACGACGCCGTGGAATCTTGCGTATCCGGGGCGTTCTGGGCTGCTGGACAGAACTGCGTGGGCGTGCAGCGGATTCTCATAGCCGAACCGCTGTACGGCGACTTCCGTCAGCGATTCCTTGAAGCGACGAGGCGTTTGCTTTCCGGCGATCCGTCCCACGAACTGACGGATGTGGGGCCCATGATCACCCCAGCCGCATTGCGGGAACTTCGAGCCAAAGTGGATGAGGCCATCGATGCCGGCGCCGTTCTGCTCACCGGCAACACGACTGACGGCAATGTCCTTCATCCGACTGTTCTGGAGGCCGTACCTGCCACGAGCCGACTGTGGACGGAGGAAGCGTTCGGCCCCGTTGTGATGCTGGAGGCATTCGAGGCTTTCGAAGATGCCATTGAGATGGCGAATGCCATCGAGTTCAGCCTTCATGCAGGCATTTTCACCAACTCTCTCAGCGACGCCATGGATGCCGCTCGCCGCCTCGATGCAGGTGGGGTCATGATCAATGATTCTTCGGATTACCGCTTCGATGGCATGCCGTTCGGGGGCTCCAAGTTCGGGAGCATGGGCAGGGAGGGCGTCCGCTTCGCCTACGAAGAAATGACCCAGCCGAAAGTCGTCTGCATCAAGAGCTAA
- the mmuM gene encoding homocysteine S-methyltransferase, with protein MSRNITLSRMLHAGANLTVDGALATELEARGCDLADPLWSGKVLVEQPQLIKHVHRDYFVAGASVAITASYQATPQGFARRGIGEVEALELVALSVRLADEARHEFLSENPQAGPLLVAGSVGPYGAYLADGSEYRGDYALNRDQFEEFHRLRIAALVEAGVDLLACETLPSYLEAEVLLALVAEYDVESWFSFTLRDGGHISDGTPLAKVAALCDRYAHVAAIGVNCVPLELVSPSLEALRQATCTPLIAYPNSGECYDPVGKTWGPAHAVDGVSDSIGKQPLGLAERAASWRDGGAQLVGGCCRTTPRDIAAVAGLSKDREGFFGTHAVAEPPCGQHSGLHESREG; from the coding sequence ATGTCCCGTAACATCACGCTTTCTCGCATGCTTCATGCCGGAGCCAATCTGACAGTGGATGGGGCGCTAGCCACAGAGCTCGAGGCGCGGGGTTGTGACTTGGCCGACCCGCTGTGGTCGGGCAAGGTCCTAGTCGAGCAGCCACAGCTGATCAAGCATGTGCACCGCGACTACTTTGTTGCTGGGGCCTCGGTAGCCATCACGGCCAGTTACCAAGCAACACCCCAGGGGTTTGCCCGGCGTGGAATTGGCGAGGTAGAAGCCTTGGAGCTAGTGGCGTTGAGTGTTCGGCTTGCCGATGAGGCGCGACATGAGTTTCTGTCTGAGAATCCTCAAGCTGGCCCTTTGCTGGTTGCCGGCTCGGTGGGCCCGTACGGAGCCTATCTCGCCGACGGATCGGAGTATCGGGGGGATTACGCCCTCAATCGGGATCAGTTCGAGGAGTTTCACCGACTCAGGATCGCCGCATTGGTCGAAGCCGGTGTGGACCTTCTGGCCTGTGAGACACTGCCGTCATATCTGGAGGCAGAGGTGTTGTTGGCACTTGTGGCCGAGTATGACGTCGAGTCATGGTTCTCATTCACACTCAGAGACGGTGGACATATTAGCGACGGCACACCCTTGGCTAAGGTTGCCGCACTCTGTGACCGCTATGCCCACGTGGCAGCCATTGGGGTGAACTGTGTGCCATTGGAGTTAGTCTCACCCTCATTGGAGGCATTGCGCCAAGCCACCTGTACGCCGTTGATAGCGTATCCAAATTCGGGTGAATGCTATGACCCGGTCGGCAAGACGTGGGGTCCCGCCCACGCAGTAGACGGGGTATCAGATTCCATTGGCAAGCAACCCCTTGGCCTGGCTGAAAGGGCTGCCTCCTGGCGGGACGGCGGCGCCCAGCTTGTTGGAGGCTGCTGCCGAACGACACCCCGTGATATCGCGGCGGTGGCAGGCTTGTCAAAGGACCGTGAAGGATTCTTCGGAACTCACGCAGTCGCGGAGCCTCCGTGTGGACAGCATTCGGGCCTGCATGAATCCAGAGAAGGCTGA